A region from the Vicia villosa cultivar HV-30 ecotype Madison, WI linkage group LG3, Vvil1.0, whole genome shotgun sequence genome encodes:
- the LOC131661084 gene encoding probable glucan 1,3-alpha-glucosidase, translating to MRNQTLRFTFLLLLCSSVFSWKKEEFRNCNQTPFCKRARSRTPGSSDLIATRVSITDGDLTANLIPKSQSESDSNPKPLILTLSVYQDGILRLKIDEDPSLNPPKKRFQVSDVVVSQFSDTKLWLQRLTSEDNGLSYAVYLSDGYSAVLRHDPFELFIRDDNSGDRVISLNSHGLFDFEQLREKNEDENWEETFRSHTDKRPYGPQSISFDVSFYDADFVYGIPERATSLALKPTRGPNVEESEPYRLFNLDVFEYIHDSPFGIYGSIPVMLSHGKARGTAGFFWLNAAEMQIDVLAPGWDAESGISLPSSQKRIDTMWMSEAGVVDTFFFVGPRPKDVLRQYAAVTGPSALPQMFAVAYHQCRWNYRDEEDVENVDAKFDEHDIPYDILWLDIEHTDGKRYFTWDRVLFPNPEEMQRKLAAKGRHMVTIVDPHIKRDDNFHLHKEATEKGYYVKDSSGNDFDGWCWPGSSSYADTLSPEIRSWWADKFSYQSYVGSTPSLYIWNDMNEPSVFNGPEVTMPRDALHYGGVEHRELHNAYGYYFHMATAEGLVRRGEGKDRPFVLSRAMFAGSQRYGAVWTGDNTADWDQLRVSVPMVLTLGLTGMSFAGADVGGFFGNPEPELLVRWYQLGAFYPFFRAHAHHDTKRREPWLFGEQNTRLIRDAIHVRYALLPYFYTLFREANTTGVPVARPLWMEFPSDEATFSNDEAFMVGNSILVQGIYTERAKHASVYLPGKQSWYDLRTGTVYKGGVTHKLEVTEESIPAFQRGGTILPRKDRFRRSSTQMTNDPFTLVIALNSSQAAEGELYIDDGSSFGFLEGAFIHRRFIFANGKLTSVDLAPTSGGNVRRTSNVVIERIILLGYAPGPKNALIEPSNQKVDIELGPLWVQRERSPVFMTIRKPNVRVAEDWTIKIL from the exons ATGAGAAATCAAACGCTGCGTTTTACATTCCTTCTCCTTCTTTGTTCCTCCGTCTTCTCCTGGAAGAAAGAAGAGTTCAGAAACTGTAACCAAACCCCATTCTGCAAACGCGCTCGATCTCGCACCCCTGGTTCCTCCGATCTCATCGCCACCCGCGTCTCCATCACCGATGGCGACCTCACCGCAAACCTAATCCCTAAATCCCAATCCGAATCAGATTCGAATCCCAAACCCTTGATCCTCACTTTATCCGTTTACCAAGACGGAATTCTCCGTCTCAAGATCGACGAAGATCCTTCCCTTAACCCTCCCAAAAAACGCTTCCAAGTCTCTGATGTCGTCGTTTCGCAATTCTCCGACACTAAACTCTGGCTTCAACGACTCACTTCCGAAGATAACGGTCTTTCCTATGCTGTTTACCTTTCGGACGGTTACTCCGCTGTTCTCCGTCACGATCCGTTTGAACTCTTCATCCGTGACGATAACTCCGGGGATCGTGTAATTTCGTTAAACTCTCATGGTTTATTCGATTTCGAACAGCTTAGAGAGAAAAACGAAGATGAAAACTGGGAAGAGACTTTCCGGTCTCACACCGATAAAAGACCGTATGGTCCTCAATCGATTAGCTTCGATGTATCGTTTTATGATGCTGATTTTGTTTACGGGATTCCTGAACGCGCTACAAGCCTCGCGTTGAAACCGACTAGAGGACCTAATGTGGAAGAATCGGAACCTTATAGGCTCTTCAATTTGGATGTTTTTGAATATATTCATGACTCTCCGTTTGGAATATATGGTTCGATTCCGGTCATGCTTTCTCACGGGAAAGCGAGGGGAACTGCTGGGTTTTTCTGGCTCAATGCTGCTGAAATGCAAATTGATGTTCTTGCTCCTGGTTGGGATGCTGAGTCAGGGATTTCGCTTCCTTCTTCGCAGAAAAGGATTGACACGATGTGGATGAGTGAAGCTGGTGTGGTTGATACGTTTTTCTTCGTTGGTCCGAGGCCTAAAGATGTTTTGAGACAGTATGCTGCGGTAACGGGACCTTCGGCGCTGCCTCAGATGTTTGCTGTGGCTTATCATCAGTGCCGGTGGAACTATCGGGATGAGGAGGATGTTGAGAATGTTGATGCCAAATTCGACGAACATGATATACCTTATGATATTTTGTGGCTTGATATTGAGCATACCGATGGGAAGAGGTATTTCACTTGGGATAGGGTTCTTTTCCCTAATCCTGAGGAGATGCAGAGGAAATTGGCTGCTAAAGGGAGGCACATGGTTACCATTGTGGATCCTCATATTAAGAGAGATGACAATTTTCATTTGCATAAGGAGGCAACTGAGAAAGGGTATTATGTTAAGGATTCCAGTGGGAATGATTTTGATGGTTGGTGCTGGCCTGGTTCGTCGTCTTACGCCGATACTTTGAGTCCTGAAATTAGGTCCTGGTGGGCTGATAAATTTTCTTATCAAAGTTATGTTGGTTCAACTCCTTCACTTTACATATGGAATGATATGAATGAACCTTCTGTCTTCAATGGTCCTGAG GTGACAATGCCTAGAGATGCTTTACATTATGGAGGTGTTGAACATCGGGAGTTGCACAATGCCTATGGGTATTACTTCCACATGGCAACAGCTGAGGGGCTAGTGAGGCGTGGTGAAGGGAAAGACAGACCATTTGTTTTGTCAAGAGCAATGTTTGCTGGAAGTCAAAGGTATGGAGCAGTTTGGACTGGCGATAACACTGCGGATTGGGATCAGCTTAGAGTTTCTGTTCCAATGGTTTTGACCCTTGGTCTTACTGGAATGTCATTCGCTG GTGCTGATGTTGGTGGGTTTTTTGGGAATCCGGAACCTGAGTTATTAGTCCGCTGGTACCAGCTAGGAGCTTTCTATCCTTTCTTTAGGGCCCATGCCCATCACGATACAAAAAGACGAGAACCATGGTTGTTTGG AGAACAGAATACAAGATTAATTAGAGATGCTATACATGTTCGTTATGCACTTCTACCATATTTCTACACTTTATTCAGGGAGGCTAACACTACTGGCGTTCCTGTGGCTCGTCCATTATGGATGGAATTCCCATCTGATGAAGCTACTTTTAGCAATGATGAAGCTTTCATGGTTGGAAACAGTATTTTAGTGCAAGGGATCTATACTGAG CGAGCTAAGCATGCATCCGTCTATTTGCCCGGAAAACAATCCTGGTATGACCTAAGAACTGGAACCGTGTACAAGGGAGGGGTGACACACAAGTTAGAGGTTACAGAGGAGAGCATTCCCGCTTTCCAGAGAGGTGGGACCATTCTACCAAGGAAGGACCGCTTTCGGCGAAGTTCCACTCAGATGACAAATGATCCCTTCACTCTG GTTATAGCTCTGAATAGCTCCCAAGCAGCTGAAGGTGAGCTGTACATAGATGATGGCAGCAGTTTTGGTTTTCTAGAAGGTGCCTTTATCCATAGACGgtttatttttgcaaatgggaaaCTTACATCCGTAGATCTGGCACCTACTTCTGGTGGCAATGTTCGCCGTACATCAAATGTTGTCATTGAGAGGATTATCCTGCTAGGATATGCTCCTGGCCCAAAGAATGCATTGATTGAACCCTCAAATCAAAAGGTTGATATAGAACTTGGGCCGCTTTGGGTTCAAAGGGAACGTTCGCCAGTTTTCATGACCATTCGTAAGCCAAATGTCCGTGTTGCAGAAGATTGGACCATCAAAATTTTGTAA